The Nitrospirota bacterium genome includes a window with the following:
- a CDS encoding DUF465 domain-containing protein has translation MKDAEIVEVLRKESEEYRKLDEEHRRLDKDLASFDSKRYLTPEEEVERKKIQKQKLFKKDRMAELIREYKNLIKIN, from the coding sequence TTGAAAGATGCAGAAATTGTAGAAGTATTGAGAAAGGAAAGCGAGGAATATAGAAAACTCGATGAGGAACACAGGAGGCTTGATAAAGACTTAGCATCGTTTGACAGTAAAAGATACCTGACTCCTGAGGAAGAAGTTGAAAGGAAGAAGATTCAGAAGCAGAAACTCTTTAAAAAAGACAGGATGGCCGAGCTTATCAGGGAGTATAAAAACCTCATCAAAATTAATTAA